A single genomic interval of Juglans regia cultivar Chandler chromosome 1, Walnut 2.0, whole genome shotgun sequence harbors:
- the LOC109008720 gene encoding stress-response A/B barrel domain-containing protein UP3-like — protein sequence MMLSGNSSFISSPFSLAFSPPKRIPCLQSSFSFKPYSRSGRSPPSKTAVRMSSSQTLVEHVVLFKVKENTDPSKVNAMVTELNSLVSIDEVLHLAAGPVFRNQFSSLNYTHALHSRYKTKEDLEAYAANPSHVGVVNESVLPIIEDAMAVDWIADGGYEDDLVAPPPGSAVRLSFLKLKESLGDKEKSEILGVIKGLRRDFPEIKQITCGENFSPARAKGYSLASFAVFPGMSEMDAVDAKEELVNSQKEKIKEYLESMFVVDYVIPAPASL from the coding sequence ATGATGCTCTCTGGGAACTCCTCATTCATTTCGTCTCCATTTTCCCTAGCATTCTCGCCCCCCAAACGCATACCCTGTCTTCAATCCTCCTTTTCCTTCAAGCCATACTCCCGCTCAGGCCGCTCCCCACCGTCCAAGACCGCCGTCAGGATGTCCTCTTCCCAGACTCTCGTCGAGCACGTCGTTCTCTTCAAAGTGAAAGAGAACACTGACCCTTCCAAGGTCAACGCCATGGTCACTGAGCTAAACAGCCTGGTCTCCATCGACGAAGTCCTCCACCTGGCCGCCGGTCCCGTCTTCCGTAACCAGTTCTCCTCCCTCAACTACACCCACGCGCTCCACAGCCGCTACAAAACCAAGGAAGACCTCGAGGCCTACGCGGCCAACCCCAGCCACGTTGGTGTGGTCAACGAGTCAGTCCTCCCGATTATCGAAGACGCCATGGCCGTCGATTGGATTGCCGATGGTGGTTACGAAGACGATCTCGTGGCTCCACCCCCGGGATCCGCCGTTCGACTCAGTTTCTTGAAACTCAAGGAGAGCCTAGGCGACAAGGAAAAATCTGAGATTCTTGGTGTCATTAAGGGACTTAGGCGTGATTTCCCAGAGATCAAGCAGATTACTTGTGGGGAAAACTTCTCGCCGGCGAGAGCCAAGGGATACTCGCTAGCTTCGTTCGCTGTTTTTCCGGGAATGAGCGAAATGGATGCGGTGGATGCGAAGGAAGAGTTGGTGAACTCTCAGAAGGAGAAGATTAAGGAATACCTGGAGAGCATGTTCGTCGTTGATTATGTGATCCCAGCACCCGCGAGTCTTTGA